One Pseudomonas tolaasii NCPPB 2192 genomic window carries:
- a CDS encoding GNAT family N-acetyltransferase has protein sequence MTCAQQPPSDPGRPEVDYACCLEAPSLIGRFLQHPPVGFDARLSEQGLPYFFTPFDLLTTADDEFVARVRGWPGYALWSAWLRIDSCFVGTTVSEYAPLPQAVAPRQLAQWLQETCAPQRKLTVIKDVPCDSPLLSAEENAYAKALIDDCTRRGFISLEGQALAYVPINFDTVDEYLARLSHSRRRNIRRKLRSREAMRVEILETGDPRFNDEAWLAQLYALYRAVYDQSEIHFDLLTPEFFSGVLKDAASNGRVFCYWHCDELLGYNLCYVQGDKLLDKYIGLNYPLALEFNLYFVSWFVNLEYALSHGLKFYVAGWTDPQVKASLGADFTFTRHLVWIRNPLLRKLGNRFRHHFESDNQWHQEQTS, from the coding sequence ATGACCTGCGCTCAGCAACCCCCTTCAGATCCCGGCCGCCCCGAGGTGGACTATGCGTGCTGCCTGGAAGCGCCGTCGCTGATCGGCCGTTTTTTGCAGCACCCGCCTGTGGGCTTTGACGCGCGCTTGTCCGAGCAGGGCCTGCCGTATTTCTTTACGCCCTTCGACCTGCTGACCACTGCCGACGATGAATTCGTGGCGCGTGTGCGCGGCTGGCCGGGGTATGCGCTGTGGAGTGCATGGCTGCGCATCGACAGCTGCTTCGTGGGCACCACGGTCAGCGAATACGCGCCGCTGCCCCAGGCTGTTGCGCCCCGGCAACTTGCACAGTGGCTGCAGGAAACATGCGCGCCGCAGCGCAAACTCACTGTGATCAAGGACGTGCCGTGCGACTCGCCGCTGCTCAGTGCCGAGGAAAATGCCTACGCCAAAGCCCTGATCGACGACTGCACCCGGCGCGGGTTTATTAGCCTGGAAGGCCAGGCGCTGGCCTATGTGCCGATCAACTTCGACACGGTTGATGAGTACCTGGCGCGCTTGTCCCACAGCCGTCGTCGAAACATCCGACGCAAACTGCGCAGCCGCGAGGCGATGCGCGTGGAAATTCTCGAAACCGGTGACCCGCGCTTCAATGATGAGGCCTGGCTGGCGCAGTTGTACGCGCTGTACCGGGCGGTGTACGACCAGAGCGAAATCCATTTCGACCTGTTGACCCCGGAATTCTTCAGCGGCGTGCTCAAAGACGCCGCCAGCAACGGGCGCGTGTTCTGCTACTGGCATTGCGACGAATTGCTCGGCTACAACCTTTGCTATGTGCAGGGCGACAAGCTGCTCGACAAGTACATCGGCCTCAATTACCCGCTGGCGCTGGAGTTCAACCTGTACTTCGTCAGCTGGTTTGTAAACCTGGAATACGCCTTGAGCCACGGCCTGAAATTCTACGTGGCAGGCTGGACCGACCCGCAGGTCAAGGCCAGCCTCGGCGCCGACTTCACCTTTACGCGGCATCTGGTGTGGATTCGCAACCCGTTGCTGCGCAAGCTGGGCAACCGGTTCCGCCATCATTTTGAAAGCGACAACCAATGGCATCAGGAGCAAACCTCATGA